One Deinococcus humi genomic region harbors:
- a CDS encoding S8 family serine peptidase: MPRLSLSTLPLSLALACTLAACTPAAPLPLKDQSLDLGRTLGTQATQPFSGRWTVTDVPDWLQVSPVSGQGDVNVQIRADRGLDTPLAADQAELTGQIKIVWTAGSQDAQGGVDAPKGAAIWTVRADQYVLTGRLRQEASAQGQDLRVGPGPTARLAEAGRARGIIVKYRSAGGAATVKGTNARTEHVLNVLRTADLSVRSSRPLSDRSAELQVEDVEAALRILRADPGVEYAVPNAILRAQTLPRSVGAQALPVAQPLEPTDQYAGLQWPFRLLGYPAVWRDMEGGAYSRPVTVAVVDSGVRYDHPDLEGQLWNPGEGALDLLSDPRNGDGDGVDSDPTDPGERTRQTGSHGTHVAGLIAARWGQNTGACADCSATGVVGAVRRANVKVLPIRVIDAGGDADIADVSLAVRYAAGLSVTLTDPATKKNVTYTNPHKAAVINLSLGAEISADTAQPMCEAVQEASAAGSLVIVAAGNGYGTTPYYPAACPAAVAVGSVTLSGGSAPKHAVYSNAYPAVQFSAPGGTDPSRDPGIFNGGTLNGAPFPDLVLSTSWNYVKNQPDYEAQVGTSQAAPQVSALAALLLSKGVTTDAASTLARLSATATDLGAAGRDPLFGFGMINAVAALGAPAISDTLGLRIQDSRGLVFQPLVDALGRFTAYLGNGTFSVIGGRDRDGNGIYGETSEPRAQTSVTLGPATPQVDVGDLLPK, translated from the coding sequence ATGCCCCGCCTGTCCCTGTCTACCCTGCCCCTGAGTCTGGCGCTGGCCTGTACCCTGGCGGCCTGCACTCCAGCCGCGCCGCTGCCACTCAAGGACCAGTCGCTGGACCTGGGCCGTACGCTGGGCACGCAGGCCACGCAGCCGTTCAGCGGCCGGTGGACCGTGACCGACGTGCCCGACTGGCTTCAGGTCTCGCCAGTTTCGGGCCAGGGTGACGTCAACGTGCAGATCCGCGCAGACCGCGGGCTCGACACCCCCCTGGCCGCCGATCAGGCCGAGCTGACGGGCCAAATTAAGATCGTCTGGACGGCGGGTTCGCAGGACGCACAGGGCGGCGTGGATGCCCCCAAAGGGGCCGCCATCTGGACGGTCCGGGCCGATCAGTACGTCCTGACTGGCCGGCTGCGCCAGGAAGCCAGCGCGCAGGGCCAGGACCTGCGGGTGGGCCCTGGCCCCACAGCGCGCCTGGCAGAGGCAGGCCGGGCGCGCGGCATCATCGTCAAATACCGCAGCGCGGGGGGCGCCGCCACCGTCAAGGGGACAAATGCCAGGACTGAGCACGTCCTGAACGTCCTCCGCACCGCCGACCTGAGCGTTCGCTCCAGCCGCCCGCTGTCCGATCGTAGCGCCGAGTTGCAGGTGGAGGATGTGGAGGCAGCCCTGCGAATCCTCCGCGCCGACCCAGGGGTGGAGTACGCCGTTCCCAATGCCATCCTGCGCGCCCAGACTCTGCCCCGATCCGTCGGAGCCCAGGCCCTTCCCGTCGCCCAGCCGCTGGAGCCTACTGACCAGTATGCGGGGCTGCAATGGCCCTTCCGGCTGCTGGGGTATCCCGCCGTGTGGCGCGACATGGAGGGCGGCGCGTACTCGCGGCCCGTAACGGTGGCGGTGGTGGACAGCGGCGTGCGCTACGACCACCCGGACCTGGAAGGGCAGCTGTGGAATCCGGGAGAGGGCGCGCTGGACCTGCTCTCCGATCCCCGGAACGGTGACGGCGACGGCGTGGACAGCGATCCCACCGATCCGGGTGAGCGGACCCGCCAGACCGGCAGCCACGGCACCCACGTGGCCGGCCTGATCGCCGCCCGCTGGGGCCAGAACACGGGCGCCTGCGCGGACTGCAGTGCCACGGGCGTGGTGGGCGCGGTACGACGGGCCAACGTGAAGGTGCTGCCCATCCGGGTGATCGACGCCGGAGGCGACGCCGATATCGCCGACGTGTCGCTGGCCGTGCGTTACGCCGCTGGCCTGTCCGTCACTCTGACTGACCCGGCGACGAAGAAAAACGTGACCTATACCAACCCCCACAAGGCCGCCGTGATCAACCTGAGCCTGGGCGCAGAGATCAGCGCCGACACCGCCCAGCCGATGTGCGAGGCCGTTCAGGAGGCCAGCGCCGCTGGATCGCTGGTCATCGTCGCGGCGGGCAATGGCTACGGCACCACGCCGTACTACCCGGCGGCCTGCCCAGCAGCGGTGGCGGTGGGCAGCGTAACCCTGTCCGGCGGCAGCGCCCCCAAACATGCGGTCTACAGCAACGCCTACCCGGCCGTGCAGTTCAGCGCGCCTGGAGGAACCGATCCGTCACGGGACCCCGGCATTTTCAACGGAGGCACCCTGAACGGGGCGCCCTTTCCAGATCTGGTGCTCTCCACCAGCTGGAACTACGTCAAGAATCAACCGGACTACGAGGCCCAGGTGGGCACGAGTCAGGCGGCCCCCCAGGTCTCGGCGCTGGCCGCGCTGCTGCTCAGCAAGGGCGTCACAACAGACGCGGCCTCCACCCTGGCCCGCCTGAGCGCCACCGCCACCGATCTGGGCGCCGCCGGGCGCGACCCACTGTTCGGCTTCGGCATGATCAACGCCGTCGCCGCGCTGGGAGCACCCGCCATCAGCGACACGCTGGGGCTGCGGATTCAGGATTCACGCGGACTGGTTTTCCAGCCCCTCGTGGACGCCCTGGGTCGTTTCACCGCCTACCTGGGCAACGGCACCTTCAGCGTCATCGGGGGCCGGGACCGCGACGGCAACGGCATCTACGGCGAGACGAGCGAACCGCGTGCCCAGACCTCGGTCACCCTGGGGCCGGCCACCCCGCAGGTAGACGTGGGTGACCTGCTGCCGAAATAG
- a CDS encoding DUF2227 family putative metal-binding protein: MPSGRVHNLINIAAYSVLAAATLILSRQDLLTITPVQALNFTLAYAAGTFLLSPDLDLADGRVDSKRHWGLLGFVWVPYGKLFRHRGLSHSWVLGPLTRLAYLALLITLVVGVLRYVVPGMTLPTIPQPISLKFIVPLVLGYFLSQWLHLIADGIRPDHGLRQGARKLKLQRSRHRPARSRSRRA; encoded by the coding sequence GTGCCCAGCGGACGTGTCCACAACCTGATCAACATTGCAGCCTACAGCGTCCTCGCCGCTGCCACCCTGATCCTCAGCCGCCAGGACCTGCTGACCATCACGCCGGTGCAGGCGCTGAATTTCACCCTTGCCTACGCGGCCGGAACGTTTCTCCTGTCACCGGACCTGGATCTGGCCGATGGCCGGGTGGACAGCAAACGTCACTGGGGGCTGCTGGGCTTTGTCTGGGTGCCCTACGGCAAGCTGTTCCGCCACCGGGGTCTGTCGCACAGCTGGGTGCTGGGGCCGCTGACCCGGCTGGCTTACCTGGCCCTGCTGATTACCCTGGTGGTGGGCGTGCTGCGCTACGTCGTGCCCGGGATGACGCTGCCCACCATCCCGCAGCCGATCAGCCTGAAATTCATCGTGCCGCTGGTGCTGGGCTACTTTCTTAGCCAGTGGCTGCACCTGATCGCCGATGGCATCCGGCCCGATCACGGCCTGCGGCAGGGGGCCAGAAAGCTGAAGCTGCAGCGTTCACGACACCGGCCAGCCCGGTCCAGAAGCCGGCGGGCCTAG
- a CDS encoding YkgJ family cysteine cluster protein, translating into MTRALPSPTDPVTAPVQRAYDRYGRQADRWQAGYRARGGKIFCEAGCFQCCNMPIRVSLAEAIITARAIDSAQAVAVEAHARAALQNARTAKDDAQYVQRHRQEVGFCPLLDRENGACTQYEARPTRCRDTFSAFPAHYCAEGTWEAMSNRERREYRREVARTPGTDGEWHFIAPLEHLSEPVWVAASKSMRAAWGLEVWGDFWLLTTLAADSAFMTRVERGDARGAWQVASGRGLAHRELLQIE; encoded by the coding sequence ATGACGCGTGCTCTTCCCTCCCCCACCGATCCGGTCACGGCTCCCGTGCAACGGGCCTATGACCGCTACGGGCGGCAGGCCGACAGGTGGCAGGCGGGCTACCGGGCGCGCGGCGGCAAGATCTTCTGCGAGGCGGGATGCTTCCAGTGCTGCAACATGCCGATCCGGGTGTCGCTGGCCGAGGCGATCATCACCGCCCGCGCCATTGACTCCGCGCAGGCGGTGGCCGTGGAGGCGCACGCCCGCGCCGCCCTCCAGAACGCGCGGACCGCAAAGGACGACGCCCAGTATGTGCAGCGTCACCGCCAGGAGGTGGGATTCTGCCCACTGCTGGACCGCGAGAATGGAGCCTGCACCCAGTACGAGGCGCGGCCCACCCGCTGCCGGGACACCTTCAGCGCCTTTCCGGCCCACTACTGCGCCGAGGGCACCTGGGAGGCCATGAGCAACCGCGAGAGACGTGAGTACCGCCGTGAGGTGGCCCGCACCCCCGGCACCGATGGCGAATGGCATTTCATCGCGCCGCTGGAGCACCTGTCGGAGCCGGTGTGGGTGGCGGCGTCCAAAAGCATGCGCGCCGCGTGGGGTCTGGAGGTCTGGGGCGATTTCTGGTTGCTGACCACGCTGGCCGCCGACTCCGCCTTCATGACGCGGGTGGAACGTGGCGACGCACGCGGGGCATGGCAGGTGGCCAGCGGGCGGGGGCTGGCGCACCGGGAACTGCTGCAGATTGAGTAG
- a CDS encoding Nudix hydrolase, whose product MQHDETTHVAVELRAAGVVILNAAGDILLVRERGTAGQTEKAGLWHIPSGSVEEGENPQETAVREAYEETGLRVTLTRFVGAYLGRFPDGAFILRHVWLAEPLPRQTLQPAFTQEIAEARYVGRTEFDALYAAGKIRMYQTGLFYDDALREAARA is encoded by the coding sequence GTGCAGCACGACGAGACCACACACGTTGCCGTGGAGTTGCGCGCCGCCGGAGTCGTCATTCTGAACGCGGCGGGTGACATTCTGCTGGTGCGCGAACGGGGCACGGCGGGCCAGACGGAAAAAGCGGGCCTGTGGCACATTCCCAGCGGCAGCGTGGAGGAAGGCGAGAACCCCCAGGAGACCGCCGTGCGCGAGGCGTACGAGGAAACCGGGCTGCGGGTGACGCTCACCCGCTTTGTGGGCGCGTACCTGGGCCGCTTTCCGGACGGCGCGTTCATCCTGCGGCACGTCTGGCTGGCCGAGCCGCTGCCGAGGCAGACGCTGCAGCCTGCCTTCACCCAGGAGATTGCCGAGGCGCGGTACGTGGGCCGGACCGAATTTGACGCGCTCTACGCGGCCGGAAAGATTCGCATGTATCAGACGGGGCTGTTTTACGACGACGCCCTGCGGGAAGCGGCGAGAGCCTAG
- a CDS encoding YfiT family bacillithiol transferase, giving the protein MTADHRYPLGPMPTPLELSAQERETALDQLRRLPQELRAAVAGLSNSQLDTPYREGGWTVRQVVHHVAESHMNAFIRVKLALTEENPVIKPYEEDRWAQSPDHQLPPEVSLTLLDALHTRLLPVLEGVMDWSRPWTHPAQGRTYTLDTLLAMYDWHGRHHVAQLTVLRGREGW; this is encoded by the coding sequence ATGACTGCCGATCACCGCTACCCGCTGGGGCCGATGCCCACGCCGCTGGAACTGAGCGCACAGGAGCGGGAGACGGCGCTGGACCAATTGCGCCGACTGCCACAGGAGCTGCGCGCCGCCGTTGCCGGACTGAGCAACTCGCAACTGGACACCCCCTACCGCGAGGGCGGCTGGACCGTGCGGCAGGTAGTCCATCACGTTGCCGAGAGCCACATGAACGCCTTTATCCGCGTCAAGCTGGCGCTGACCGAGGAGAATCCGGTTATCAAGCCCTACGAGGAAGACCGCTGGGCGCAGTCGCCGGACCATCAGCTGCCCCCGGAAGTGAGCCTGACGCTGCTGGACGCCCTGCACACCCGCCTGCTGCCGGTGCTGGAGGGAGTCATGGACTGGAGTCGCCCGTGGACGCACCCCGCTCAGGGCCGCACCTACACGCTGGACACCCTGCTGGCGATGTATGACTGGCATGGGCGGCACCACGTCGCGCAGCTCACCGTCCTGCGTGGGCGCGAGGGCTGGTAG